One genomic segment of Sminthopsis crassicaudata isolate SCR6 chromosome 2, ASM4859323v1, whole genome shotgun sequence includes these proteins:
- the CLN8 gene encoding protein CLN8 translates to MNLERDSTASKSIFDMDYASWKIRLTLVVAGFLFYLGVFVVCHQLSSCLNATYRSLVPKEKVFWNLAATRAVFGVQSSIAGLWALLVDPVLSADKGYSQQNWCWFNIATATGFFFFENAAVHVSNLVFWTFDMFLVVHHLFAFLGFLGLVISLRAGHYLAMTTLLLEMSTPFTCISWMLLKAGWSDSLFWKVNQWLMIHMFHGRMFLTYHMWWVCFQHWDDLLNSLALPHLALFLVGLALLTLIINPYWTHKKTQQLLNPVDWNFAHSVPKNSQSVKVNGQTLQRKKQ, encoded by the exons atgaatctggAAAGGGACAGCACAGCATCTAAAAGCATTTTTGATATGGACTATGCTTCATGGAAAATCCGTTTAACATTAGTGGTGGCCGGTTTTTTGTTCTATCTGGGTGTCTTTGTGGTCTGCCATCAGCTCTCTTCCTGTCTTAATGCCACCTATCGATCTCTTGTACCTAAGGAGAAGGTCTTCTGGAATCTTGCTGCCACCCGAGCTGTTTTTGGAGTTCAAAGCTCCATTGCTGGTCTATGGGCTTTGCTTGTAGACCCTGTTCTTTCTGCTGATAAAGGATATTCACAACAGAACTGGTGCTGGTTTAATATTGCAACTGCAACtggcttctttttctttgaaaatgctGCTGTTCATGTTTCAAATTTGGTTTTCTGGACTTTTGACATGTTCTTAGTAGTGCAtcatctttttgcctttctcGGATTTCTTGGATTAGTGATCAGTCTCAGAGCTGGCCACTATCTAGCCATGACAACTCTGCTACTGGAGATGAGTACCCCTTTTACTTGTATCTCCTGGATGCTTTTAAAG GCTGGCTGGTCTGATTCTCTGTTTTGGAAGGTAAACCAGTGGTTGATGATTCACATGTTTCATGGACGCATGTTTTTGACTTACCACATGTGGTGGGTATGCTTTCAGCACTGGGATGACCTACTGAACAGTCTAGCTCTTCCACACCTTGCACTTTTCCTTGTTGGACTGGCTCTTCTTACGTTAATTATTAACCCATACTGGACACACAAGAAGACTCAGCAGCTGCTTAATCCAGTGGATTGGAACTTTGCACATTCAGTACCAAAAAACAGTCAATCTGTAAAAGTGAATGGCCAGACTCTCCAAAGGAAGAAGCAGTAA